The proteins below are encoded in one region of Aquisphaera giovannonii:
- a CDS encoding beta-galactosidase yields the protein MRRAAFLVAAMVVASGARADEPPFAKGLPDRPDYFPIAVWLQDTSNAAKYRDVGINVYVALWRGPTESQLDQLDAAGIRLICGQNRAALRFKDRPTIVGWMHGDEPDNAQSLGEGKGYGPPIAPAKIIDDYHEIRRADPDRPVMLNLGQGVAWDGWYGRGTRTNHPEDYAEYAKGCDIASFDIYPACSTDAAVAGKLWYVPHGVERLRKWAGPDRPVWCCIETTRISNVNRKATPAEIRAEVWMALIRGAKGIIYFAHQFKPTFIEAGLLADRDVAREVAAINRRIRDLAPVLNSPDVPDGVKVEVIGGRADRIATLVKRQGDSAYFFAASLDEKPTEVRFRLPAGVDSSVEVLDESRTLQAPAGGWSDRFGGYQVHLYRSHPK from the coding sequence ATGCGTCGTGCGGCGTTCCTGGTCGCGGCGATGGTCGTGGCATCGGGCGCGAGGGCCGACGAGCCCCCGTTCGCGAAGGGGCTCCCCGATCGCCCGGATTACTTCCCGATCGCCGTCTGGCTCCAGGACACCTCGAACGCGGCGAAGTATCGTGATGTGGGCATCAACGTGTACGTCGCCCTCTGGCGAGGGCCGACGGAGTCGCAGCTCGATCAGCTCGACGCGGCCGGGATCCGCCTGATCTGCGGGCAGAATCGTGCCGCGCTCCGGTTCAAGGATCGCCCGACGATCGTCGGCTGGATGCACGGCGACGAGCCGGACAACGCGCAGTCGCTGGGCGAGGGCAAGGGCTACGGCCCGCCGATCGCGCCCGCGAAGATCATCGACGATTACCATGAGATCCGCCGGGCGGATCCCGATCGGCCCGTGATGCTGAACCTGGGGCAGGGCGTCGCCTGGGACGGCTGGTACGGGCGAGGGACTCGGACGAACCACCCCGAGGATTACGCCGAGTACGCGAAGGGCTGCGACATCGCCTCGTTCGACATCTACCCGGCGTGCAGCACCGACGCGGCCGTCGCGGGCAAGCTCTGGTACGTGCCGCATGGCGTCGAGCGACTCCGCAAGTGGGCCGGCCCGGACAGGCCGGTCTGGTGCTGCATCGAGACGACCCGGATCAGCAACGTCAACCGCAAGGCGACCCCGGCGGAGATCCGCGCCGAGGTCTGGATGGCGCTCATCCGGGGGGCGAAGGGGATCATCTACTTCGCCCACCAGTTCAAGCCGACGTTCATCGAGGCCGGCCTCCTCGCCGACCGCGACGTCGCCCGCGAGGTCGCGGCCATCAATCGCCGCATCCGCGACCTGGCCCCCGTCCTGAACAGCCCGGACGTGCCCGACGGCGTGAAGGTCGAGGTCATCGGCGGCCGGGCGGACCGGATCGCCACGCTCGTGAAGCGCCAGGGCGATTCCGCGTACTTCTTCGCGGCGTCGCTCGACGAGAAGCCGACGGAGGTCCGCTTCCGGCTTCCCGCGGGCGTGGACTCCTCGGTCGAGGTGCTCGACGAATCGCGGACACTCCAGGCCCCGGCCGGGGGATGGTCCGACCGCTTCGGCGGTTATCAGGTCCACCTGTATCGGTCACATCCGAAGTGA
- a CDS encoding leucine-rich repeat domain-containing protein, with translation MKLRYHRPTFDLLGEAPKSSKAAAAAVAARERELGISFPASVREWYSLQGVDDLMKKASGLGPFRPIAELGSPREVAHGMIGVQDECQGVAAWYICLDGSDDPPVEVQSEFIAARDESCTIPEEDEDDWPKFGWARAADRFSAFLLERFRAAAGDGSIRAIRKAIGWVGDSVTTDESGRIVFVSFTTGSLSNRQLGVFDGLGSLDYLRVSWARLTPEGWSSLAARLSVGHLDVSGDEFDDRCLARIVAFTGLSGLSLGARSVTDAGLADFLARKPLRKLHLSSEDLTDAGFASIGVQATLEELSLGVTRVSDAGLRTLAGMPALRRLVLSATASTDEGLEPVTRVPRLRSLNLQSTGIRGPGLRHLAGLPELQELNLRNTGIDDSAAPLLGALTELQDLDLGNTAVTDAVLDALATLPVLISLKVDGTGVTDAAVEQLRKGREGLRVIGKR, from the coding sequence ATGAAACTGAGATATCACCGGCCGACGTTCGACCTGCTGGGTGAGGCGCCGAAATCGTCGAAGGCGGCGGCCGCCGCCGTGGCCGCCCGGGAGAGGGAGCTCGGCATCAGCTTCCCAGCCTCTGTGCGCGAATGGTATTCGCTGCAAGGGGTTGACGACCTGATGAAGAAGGCGAGCGGACTCGGCCCGTTCCGCCCGATCGCGGAGCTGGGCTCCCCGCGCGAGGTCGCGCACGGCATGATCGGCGTCCAGGACGAATGCCAGGGCGTCGCCGCCTGGTACATCTGCCTGGACGGCTCGGACGACCCGCCGGTCGAGGTGCAGTCCGAGTTCATCGCGGCCCGGGACGAGTCCTGCACGATCCCTGAGGAGGATGAGGATGACTGGCCGAAGTTCGGCTGGGCCCGCGCGGCCGACCGCTTCTCGGCGTTCCTCCTCGAAAGGTTCCGCGCCGCGGCGGGCGACGGGAGCATCCGCGCGATCCGGAAGGCCATCGGTTGGGTGGGGGATTCCGTCACGACCGACGAGTCGGGCCGGATCGTTTTCGTCTCCTTCACCACCGGGTCCCTGTCCAACCGGCAGCTCGGGGTGTTCGACGGGCTCGGCTCTCTCGACTATCTGAGGGTGTCCTGGGCCCGGCTGACGCCGGAGGGATGGTCGAGCCTGGCGGCACGCCTCAGCGTGGGCCATCTGGACGTCTCCGGCGACGAGTTCGACGACCGCTGCCTCGCCCGGATCGTCGCGTTCACCGGGCTGTCGGGCCTCAGCCTCGGCGCCAGGTCCGTGACCGACGCGGGCCTCGCCGACTTCCTCGCGCGGAAGCCTCTCAGGAAGCTCCATCTCAGCTCGGAAGACCTGACCGACGCCGGTTTCGCGTCGATCGGCGTGCAGGCCACCCTCGAGGAGCTTTCTCTCGGCGTGACGCGGGTGAGCGACGCGGGCCTGCGCACTCTCGCGGGGATGCCCGCCCTCCGGCGGCTCGTCCTCTCGGCCACGGCGAGCACCGACGAAGGGCTGGAGCCCGTCACGCGGGTGCCTCGACTCCGCTCGCTGAATCTCCAATCAACCGGCATACGGGGTCCGGGCCTGCGACACCTCGCGGGCCTCCCCGAGCTCCAGGAGCTCAACCTGCGCAATACCGGGATCGACGACTCCGCCGCCCCCCTCCTGGGGGCTTTGACCGAATTGCAGGACCTCGACCTCGGCAACACGGCCGTGACCGACGCCGTCCTTGACGCCCTTGCCACTCTCCCCGTGTTGATCAGTCTCAAAGTCGACGGCACGGGAGTGACCGACGCGGCCGTGGAACAACTCCGGAAGGGACGCGAGGGGCTGCGGGTCATCGGCAAGCGCTGA
- a CDS encoding Ig-like domain-containing protein, with the protein MSGPVLRFATPITRSNRTRRRRRHRRLEMDLLEWRCLLAGGLVAAYGFNEGSGGSLGDASGNGNNGTISNATWATGKFGTGLKFSGATNSYVSIPDAPSLDLTGALTIEAWVDPSSLSSPEANWCAAVAKDHPNSSNDISYAIYAATGTSTPPGAHILVSGGDKGVPASSKLTLNSWTHLAATYDGATMKMYVNGTLMKSQAQSGSVVEVNAPLKIGGDWSGEMFAGIIDEVRIYNVALTQSQIQGDMNAPVDSIPPTVAMTAPSGGSTVSGKAVTLSADASDNVGVASVQFLVDGKGVGAPVASSPYRYTWDTTGIANGPHTLAARATDLGGNSSTSAAVSVTVSNQDVTPPSVGITAPAAGASLSGTTTLSAVATDDQAVASVQFQVDGVDVGPALTSAPYSTSWDTTAVSGGAHTVVAIATDSSGNVATASVGVTVNQQGDAIPPSVAITSPAAGAWAGTLTLSAAAADNLAVRSVQFAVDGADVGPPITTGPYQATWSSSLVADGPHTITAKATDTSGNTATSSISIQVVNGGQFGSVINMPVDPYDNTAIVPMNVVLLDNGKILMWDGGPDCLGGQSPTVWDPAAGTFTFVPEVTQAEVRDLFCSAQTVLADGRVLVAGGHDCTSTTYIGTAIANVFDPATGTWTYLPDMHDRRWYPTATTLPNGSALVTAGSANNTLDYDPIPEVYDPVANTWTKLTGASQVIPNYPFMFVLPDGRVFAAGSDEAKMASYVLNVATRSWSVVDPTALDAGSAVQYLPGKVMKAGSSYLSAPADNGGGTPSANTTYVIDMNGASPAWQQTASMANARTHLNLTILPDDTVLATGGSSDIGGVNPAHAVYPAELWSPVTQTWTTMASMVTPRLYHSTALLLPDGRVVVAGGGHNYYNNIAYPSAEIYSPAYLFKGARPTVTSSPSTLSYGSSFFVGTPDGSSIASVALVRNGSVTHSFNMDQSYVPLAFSQTAGGLTVQAPSDANLAPPGYYMLFLVNSNGVPSIAPFVRLPAGYEDTQPPSAPTDLAAGGSPGSVSLSWGAATDNVGVAKYYIYRSTTPGFTPSGSNLIGTSATTGFVDYVAAGTYYYRVAAQDAAGNLGPASEEAAGTSLADTVAPTVSLTAPSAGATVSGTVLVSAVASDNVAVAGVQFLLDGQSLGSMVTTAPYSISWGTTSASNGAHTLGAVAYDASGNQASAGTIAITVSNAAPTGLVASYSFDEGAGAALNDSSGNGNNGAIANASWSAAGKYAGALSFTGATTSMATVPDGPSLHLAKGMTLEAWVNPSSLNSPDLGWCAAIAKDHQNSSNDVAYGLYAASGSGTPPSAHILVSGKDYAAQGASVLPLNAWTFLAATYDGSVLKLYVNGNLAGSKSIKGSITSTTDPLRIGGDWSGEMFTGLIDNVRIYSVALSASQILADQSTAAPALAAAPLSASASIQVTPSRQAAMLPAAGVLAITTLSGPSNARARAVVPSTAMQTTGPGTPMPAMVLGEAWKSRPMTLLAPRKPSAIHFGGGGRLWD; encoded by the coding sequence ATGAGCGGGCCGGTCCTGCGGTTTGCGACCCCGATAACCCGGTCGAATCGGACGCGACGCCGCCGTCGCCACCGGCGGCTCGAGATGGACCTCCTGGAATGGCGCTGCCTGCTGGCCGGCGGCCTCGTCGCGGCCTACGGCTTCAATGAGGGGAGCGGCGGTTCCCTGGGCGACGCGAGCGGGAATGGGAACAACGGCACCATCAGCAACGCCACCTGGGCGACCGGGAAGTTCGGCACCGGCCTGAAGTTCTCCGGGGCGACCAACTCGTACGTGAGTATCCCCGATGCTCCCAGCCTCGACCTGACCGGGGCCCTGACCATCGAAGCCTGGGTCGACCCTTCGAGCCTTTCCAGCCCGGAGGCGAACTGGTGCGCGGCCGTCGCCAAGGATCACCCGAACTCGAGCAACGACATCAGCTACGCGATCTACGCAGCCACCGGCACGTCCACGCCGCCCGGCGCGCATATCCTGGTCAGCGGTGGCGACAAGGGGGTCCCGGCCAGCTCGAAGCTCACGCTCAACTCGTGGACCCACCTCGCCGCCACCTACGACGGCGCGACGATGAAGATGTACGTCAACGGGACGCTGATGAAGAGCCAGGCCCAATCCGGCAGCGTCGTCGAGGTCAATGCGCCACTCAAGATCGGCGGCGACTGGTCGGGCGAGATGTTCGCGGGGATCATCGACGAGGTCCGGATCTACAACGTCGCCCTGACGCAGAGCCAGATCCAGGGCGACATGAACGCGCCTGTGGATTCGATCCCCCCGACGGTGGCGATGACGGCCCCATCCGGCGGCAGCACCGTCTCCGGCAAGGCCGTCACCCTCTCCGCGGACGCCTCGGACAACGTCGGGGTGGCCAGCGTCCAGTTCCTCGTCGATGGCAAGGGCGTCGGGGCCCCGGTGGCGTCATCCCCCTACCGGTACACCTGGGACACGACGGGGATCGCGAACGGGCCCCACACCCTCGCCGCCAGGGCGACCGACCTGGGCGGAAATAGCTCCACATCGGCGGCGGTCTCCGTGACCGTCAGCAATCAGGACGTGACCCCGCCCTCGGTGGGCATCACGGCCCCGGCCGCCGGGGCCAGCCTGAGCGGCACGACGACGCTCTCGGCCGTCGCGACCGACGACCAGGCCGTCGCCAGCGTCCAGTTCCAGGTCGACGGGGTGGATGTCGGGCCCGCGCTGACCTCGGCGCCGTACTCAACCTCCTGGGACACGACGGCCGTGTCAGGCGGCGCGCACACGGTCGTCGCGATCGCGACGGACTCCAGCGGCAACGTCGCGACGGCCAGCGTGGGCGTGACCGTGAACCAGCAGGGAGACGCCATCCCCCCCTCGGTGGCGATCACGTCCCCCGCGGCGGGAGCCTGGGCCGGCACGCTCACCCTCTCCGCGGCGGCGGCCGACAACCTCGCGGTCCGGAGCGTCCAGTTCGCGGTGGACGGGGCCGACGTGGGCCCACCGATCACGACCGGGCCGTACCAGGCCACCTGGTCCAGTTCGCTCGTTGCGGACGGTCCCCACACGATCACCGCGAAGGCGACCGACACGAGCGGCAATACGGCGACGAGCAGCATCTCGATCCAGGTGGTCAACGGCGGGCAATTCGGCTCCGTCATCAACATGCCCGTCGACCCGTATGACAACACGGCCATCGTGCCGATGAACGTGGTCCTCCTGGACAACGGCAAGATCCTCATGTGGGACGGCGGGCCGGACTGCCTGGGCGGCCAGTCGCCCACGGTTTGGGACCCCGCGGCCGGGACCTTCACGTTCGTCCCCGAGGTCACGCAGGCGGAGGTCCGGGACCTGTTCTGCTCCGCCCAGACCGTGCTGGCCGACGGCCGCGTCCTGGTCGCGGGGGGGCACGATTGCACCAGCACCACCTACATCGGGACCGCCATCGCCAACGTCTTCGACCCCGCCACCGGCACCTGGACGTACCTGCCCGACATGCACGACCGGCGCTGGTATCCCACGGCCACGACCCTGCCCAACGGATCGGCGCTCGTGACCGCCGGCTCGGCGAACAACACGCTCGACTACGACCCGATCCCGGAGGTCTATGACCCCGTCGCGAACACCTGGACCAAGCTCACCGGCGCCAGCCAGGTGATCCCGAATTATCCGTTCATGTTCGTGCTCCCCGACGGCCGCGTCTTCGCCGCCGGCTCCGACGAGGCCAAGATGGCCTCCTACGTCCTGAACGTGGCGACCCGGTCGTGGTCGGTCGTCGACCCGACGGCCCTGGACGCCGGCAGCGCGGTGCAGTACCTGCCCGGCAAGGTCATGAAGGCCGGCAGCTCCTATCTGTCGGCCCCGGCGGACAACGGGGGGGGCACTCCTTCCGCGAACACCACGTACGTCATCGACATGAATGGGGCGTCGCCGGCCTGGCAGCAGACGGCCTCGATGGCCAACGCGCGCACGCATTTGAACCTGACCATACTCCCGGACGACACCGTGCTGGCGACGGGCGGATCGAGCGACATCGGCGGCGTGAACCCGGCCCACGCGGTCTACCCGGCGGAGCTCTGGTCGCCGGTCACGCAGACATGGACGACGATGGCCAGCATGGTGACCCCGCGGCTCTACCACTCGACCGCGCTCCTCCTGCCCGACGGCCGCGTCGTCGTGGCCGGCGGGGGGCACAACTATTACAACAACATCGCCTACCCGAGCGCGGAGATTTACTCGCCCGCCTACCTGTTCAAGGGGGCCCGGCCGACCGTCACGTCCTCCCCGAGCACCCTGAGTTACGGCTCCAGCTTCTTCGTCGGGACGCCCGACGGGTCGAGCATCGCCTCGGTCGCCCTGGTCCGCAACGGCTCGGTCACCCACTCCTTCAACATGGACCAGTCCTACGTCCCGCTGGCCTTCTCCCAGACGGCCGGCGGGCTGACGGTCCAGGCGCCCTCCGACGCGAACCTCGCACCGCCCGGCTACTACATGCTCTTCCTCGTCAACTCCAACGGCGTGCCGTCGATCGCGCCGTTCGTGCGGCTCCCCGCCGGCTACGAAGATACACAGCCCCCCTCGGCGCCGACCGACCTGGCGGCCGGCGGCTCCCCGGGCAGTGTCAGCCTCTCCTGGGGGGCCGCGACCGACAACGTGGGCGTAGCGAAGTACTACATCTACCGGTCTACCACGCCCGGCTTCACCCCGTCGGGCTCCAACCTGATCGGAACGTCCGCGACGACGGGATTCGTGGATTACGTCGCCGCCGGCACCTATTACTACCGGGTCGCGGCCCAGGATGCCGCCGGCAACCTCGGCCCGGCGTCCGAAGAGGCCGCGGGCACGTCGCTGGCCGACACGGTCGCGCCGACGGTGAGCCTGACGGCCCCCTCGGCGGGGGCGACGGTGTCGGGGACCGTGCTCGTCTCGGCCGTCGCGTCGGACAACGTGGCCGTGGCCGGGGTCCAGTTCCTGCTCGACGGCCAGTCGCTCGGCTCGATGGTCACGACCGCTCCCTATTCGATCTCCTGGGGGACGACGTCGGCGTCGAACGGGGCGCATACCCTCGGGGCCGTCGCCTACGACGCCTCGGGCAATCAGGCGTCCGCCGGCACGATCGCCATCACCGTCTCGAACGCCGCGCCCACCGGCCTGGTCGCCTCCTATTCCTTCGACGAGGGGGCCGGCGCCGCCCTGAACGACTCGTCCGGCAATGGCAACAACGGGGCGATCGCCAACGCCTCGTGGTCCGCGGCCGGCAAATACGCGGGCGCCTTGAGCTTCACGGGGGCGACGACCTCGATGGCGACCGTGCCGGATGGCCCCTCGCTACACCTCGCCAAGGGGATGACCCTGGAGGCCTGGGTCAATCCGAGCAGCCTGAACAGCCCCGACCTCGGCTGGTGCGCGGCGATCGCCAAGGACCATCAGAATTCCTCGAACGATGTCGCCTACGGCCTGTACGCGGCCAGCGGGTCGGGCACCCCCCCGTCGGCCCACATCCTGGTCAGTGGCAAGGACTATGCGGCACAGGGGGCGTCGGTGCTGCCGCTCAACGCCTGGACCTTCCTGGCCGCGACCTATGACGGGAGCGTCCTCAAGCTCTACGTCAACGGCAACCTCGCCGGCAGCAAGTCCATCAAGGGCAGCATCACGAGCACGACCGATCCGCTGCGGATCGGCGGCGACTGGTCGGGCGAGATGTTCACCGGATTGATCGACAACGTGCGGATCTACAGCGTGGCCCTCTCGGCCTCGCAGATCCTCGCGGACCAGTCCACGGCGGCTCCTGCCCTCGCGGCTGCCCCGCTGTCGGCCTCGGCATCGATCCAGGTCACGCCGAGCCGCCAGGCCGCGATGCTCCCGGCCGCGGGCGTTCTGGCGATAACCACCCTGAGCGGGCCATCGAACGCCAGGGCCCGGGCCGTCGTCCCCTCGACCGCCATGCAGACCACCGGCCCCGGTACCCCGATGCCCGCGATGGTGCTCGGCGAGGCATGGAAGTCGCGGCCCATGACCCTGCTCGCCCCGAGGAAGCCATCCGCGATCCACTTCGGCGGCGGAGGCCGACTCTGGGATTGA
- a CDS encoding dipeptidase, with product MRLIFDGHLDLAWNAMSWDRDLTLDLDRMNRAEAGMTDHPARGRATTSLPEMRRGGIAACQATLLSRSRPQARKPEGSPRMSLDFPTSDLASAHARGQLAYYFLLERRGLLQMIRTASHLDAHWAAWESGEGEGPAAPPIGYILAMEGADPIVEPEQASAWWNLGLRSVNLVHYGANRYAVGTGADGPLTSDGVRLLKEFERLGMILDATHLSDTSFFQALATFDGPVLASHNNCRSLVPDQRQFTDDQIRLLLERDAVIGVALDAWMLAPGWVRGQTSREVVRLEALADHIDHITQLAGKPTNVAIGSDLDGGFGTEQVPAGLDRISDLQKLDAILSARGYDSAAIDAIFHGNWLRFFRRTLPA from the coding sequence ATGCGATTGATCTTCGACGGGCACCTGGACCTGGCCTGGAATGCGATGTCCTGGGACCGCGACCTCACGCTGGACCTGGACCGGATGAACCGGGCCGAGGCCGGCATGACCGACCACCCGGCGCGCGGGCGGGCGACGACCAGCCTGCCGGAGATGCGGCGGGGGGGCATCGCGGCCTGCCAGGCCACGCTGCTGTCCCGCAGCCGGCCGCAGGCGAGGAAGCCGGAGGGCTCGCCCCGGATGAGCCTGGACTTCCCCACCTCCGACCTCGCCTCGGCACACGCCCGCGGCCAGCTCGCCTACTACTTCCTCCTGGAGCGGAGAGGGCTGCTGCAGATGATCCGGACGGCCTCGCACCTGGACGCCCACTGGGCCGCCTGGGAGTCCGGCGAGGGTGAAGGGCCCGCCGCCCCGCCGATCGGCTACATCCTGGCCATGGAAGGCGCCGACCCGATCGTCGAGCCGGAGCAGGCCTCGGCTTGGTGGAATCTCGGCCTCCGCTCGGTGAACCTGGTGCACTACGGCGCGAACCGCTACGCCGTGGGCACCGGGGCGGACGGCCCCCTGACCTCCGACGGGGTCCGGCTGCTGAAGGAGTTCGAGAGGCTGGGGATGATCCTGGACGCGACGCACCTGTCCGACACGAGCTTCTTCCAGGCCCTGGCCACGTTCGACGGCCCGGTGCTCGCGAGCCACAACAACTGCCGCTCGCTCGTGCCCGACCAGCGCCAGTTCACCGACGACCAGATCCGGCTCCTGCTCGAGCGCGACGCGGTGATCGGCGTGGCCCTCGACGCCTGGATGCTCGCCCCCGGTTGGGTCCGCGGCCAGACCTCGCGCGAGGTCGTCCGCCTGGAGGCCCTGGCGGACCACATCGACCACATCACCCAGCTCGCCGGCAAGCCGACGAACGTGGCGATCGGCAGCGACCTCGACGGCGGCTTCGGCACCGAGCAGGTCCCCGCCGGCCTGGACCGGATCTCCGACCTCCAGAAGCTCGACGCCATCCTCTCCGCCCGCGGCTACGATTCCGCCGCCATCGACGCCATCTTCCACGGCAACTGGCTGCGGTTCTTCCGGCGGACGCTGCCGGCGTGA
- a CDS encoding glycoside hydrolase family 97 protein — MKSLVMAALALALSSRPSMAADPPGWSVTSPDGKVALTVGRSGEGDAARLVLSASVAGAPILGESPLGIVRDDARFAEGLTLASEGAVVAHESKYTVPHGKRREVADRYNERVLGFKDAQGHTVELHLRAYDDGVAYRYRFPEDGSKATRTVREELSGFRLPEGSTVWANPHDDPGEYTPGYETFWKYEVPAGTPAPKAAGWSFPLLYKTPAGRWGLITEAALDRSYCGGRLAGEAPGGLYKLRFPDAGEGNNTGSVEPSWTLPWATPWRVVIAGESPATIVESTLVENLNPPSRVADTSWIKPGRSSWSWLSDPPSPQDASKLKPFADLAAEMGWEYTLIDANWDIMRNGTVHDVIAYAKSKGVGVLMWYNSGGPHNYVTERPRGLMDLRKVRRAEFQRLAEWGVKGVKVDFFQSDKQNVIALYQDILEDAADFKIMVNFHGCTLPRGWSRTYPHLMSMEAVRGEESYLFDEKYPAEAPRHNAIQPFTRNAVGPMDITPVMLRDNRYKRLTTAAHEMALPIVFETGILHFAGTVGEYLELPPVPKEYLKSIPVTWDETKLLAGEPGRFAAIARRKGSTWYLGVINGEGQPRELSLDLKPLGDGTWKATILEDGESHSVPLDRKADVASSEPFRISLKPNGGLAAVLVPGPGR; from the coding sequence ATGAAGAGCCTCGTCATGGCCGCCCTCGCGCTCGCCCTCTCTTCACGCCCCTCGATGGCCGCCGACCCGCCGGGCTGGTCGGTCACCTCGCCCGACGGCAAGGTCGCACTGACCGTCGGCCGGTCCGGCGAGGGGGACGCCGCCCGGCTCGTGCTCTCGGCCTCGGTGGCGGGAGCTCCGATCCTGGGCGAATCCCCCCTGGGGATCGTGCGCGACGACGCCCGATTCGCGGAAGGGCTGACGCTCGCCTCCGAGGGGGCGGTGGTGGCGCACGAGTCGAAGTACACGGTCCCCCACGGCAAGCGCCGCGAGGTGGCCGACCGCTACAACGAGCGGGTCCTCGGCTTCAAGGACGCCCAGGGCCACACGGTCGAGCTGCACCTGAGGGCCTACGACGACGGCGTCGCCTACCGCTACCGCTTCCCGGAGGACGGCTCGAAGGCGACGCGGACGGTCCGGGAGGAGCTGTCGGGCTTCCGGCTCCCCGAGGGCTCCACCGTCTGGGCCAATCCCCACGACGACCCGGGCGAGTACACCCCCGGCTACGAGACCTTCTGGAAGTACGAGGTCCCCGCCGGCACCCCCGCGCCCAAGGCGGCCGGTTGGTCCTTCCCCCTGCTCTACAAGACGCCCGCCGGGCGCTGGGGACTGATCACCGAGGCGGCCCTCGACCGGTCGTACTGCGGCGGCCGGCTGGCGGGCGAGGCCCCCGGCGGCCTCTACAAACTGCGGTTCCCCGACGCCGGCGAAGGGAACAACACCGGCTCCGTCGAGCCGTCCTGGACGCTCCCCTGGGCCACGCCCTGGCGCGTCGTGATCGCCGGCGAGTCCCCCGCGACGATCGTCGAGTCGACGCTCGTGGAGAACCTCAATCCCCCCTCGCGCGTCGCCGACACGAGCTGGATCAAGCCCGGCCGCTCGTCCTGGAGCTGGCTCTCGGATCCGCCCAGCCCGCAGGACGCCTCCAAGCTCAAGCCGTTCGCGGACCTCGCCGCCGAGATGGGCTGGGAGTACACCCTGATCGACGCGAACTGGGACATCATGCGCAACGGCACCGTCCACGACGTGATCGCTTATGCGAAGTCGAAGGGCGTGGGGGTTCTCATGTGGTACAACTCGGGCGGGCCGCATAATTATGTGACGGAGCGTCCTCGGGGGTTGATGGACCTCCGCAAGGTCCGCCGCGCCGAGTTCCAGCGGCTGGCCGAGTGGGGCGTGAAGGGGGTGAAGGTCGACTTCTTCCAGAGCGACAAGCAGAATGTCATCGCCCTCTACCAGGACATCCTGGAGGACGCGGCCGACTTCAAGATCATGGTGAACTTCCACGGCTGCACCCTGCCCCGCGGCTGGTCGCGGACCTATCCGCACCTCATGTCCATGGAGGCCGTCCGCGGCGAGGAGAGCTACCTCTTCGACGAGAAGTATCCCGCCGAGGCCCCCCGGCACAACGCCATCCAGCCGTTCACCCGGAACGCGGTCGGCCCGATGGACATCACCCCCGTGATGCTCCGCGACAACCGCTACAAGCGGCTCACGACCGCCGCGCACGAGATGGCCCTGCCGATCGTCTTCGAGACCGGCATCCTCCACTTCGCCGGCACGGTCGGCGAGTACCTCGAGCTACCCCCGGTGCCGAAGGAGTACCTGAAGTCCATCCCCGTGACCTGGGACGAGACGAAGCTCCTGGCGGGCGAGCCGGGCCGGTTCGCCGCGATTGCCCGGCGGAAGGGCAGCACCTGGTACCTCGGCGTCATCAACGGCGAGGGCCAGCCTCGCGAGCTCTCGCTGGACCTGAAGCCCCTCGGCGACGGGACGTGGAAGGCCACCATCCTGGAGGACGGCGAGTCCCATTCCGTCCCGCTCGACCGCAAGGCCGACGTCGCCTCGTCCGAGCCCTTCCGCATCTCCCTCAAGCCCAACGGCGGCCTGGCGGCCGTGCTGGTGCCGGGCCCCGGACGATGA
- a CDS encoding Uma2 family endonuclease, producing the protein MSTPVTRSPRPEIVYPDSDGEPMADNNLQYEWIVTITGNLEILFRDDPNVFVVGNMLWYPIEGDNKTRIAPDTMVAFGRPKGYRGSYMQWIEDGIAPQVVFEILSPGNSGPEMTRKREAYERFGVEEYYVYDPDEDILTGWIRRGDRLVAIPDMESWVSPRLEIRFDTTTRPMTIYRPDGKRFLTMSELAVRADEAVEERDAAVRQRDEAMEERDAALRERDLLLAKLRQLGIEP; encoded by the coding sequence ATGAGCACCCCCGTCACCCGATCGCCTCGCCCCGAGATCGTCTATCCGGACAGCGACGGTGAGCCCATGGCGGACAACAACCTCCAGTACGAGTGGATCGTCACCATCACGGGCAACCTCGAGATCCTCTTCCGGGACGATCCGAACGTCTTCGTCGTGGGCAACATGCTCTGGTATCCGATCGAGGGGGACAACAAGACGCGGATCGCTCCGGACACGATGGTGGCGTTCGGCCGGCCCAAGGGCTATCGCGGCTCGTACATGCAGTGGATCGAGGACGGCATCGCGCCGCAGGTCGTCTTCGAGATCCTCTCGCCCGGGAATTCCGGGCCGGAGATGACGCGGAAGCGAGAGGCCTATGAGCGATTCGGGGTCGAGGAATACTACGTCTATGACCCGGACGAAGACATCCTGACGGGCTGGATCCGCCGGGGGGATCGGCTCGTCGCGATCCCGGACATGGAAAGCTGGGTCAGCCCTCGCCTCGAGATCCGGTTCGACACGACGACCCGTCCCATGACGATCTACCGCCCCGACGGCAAGCGGTTCCTCACCATGTCCGAGCTCGCGGTCCGGGCGGACGAGGCCGTGGAGGAGCGAGACGCGGCGGTCCGTCAGCGAGACGAGGCGATGGAGGAGCGAGACGCGGCCCTCCGCGAACGGGATCTCCTCCTGGCGAAGCTCCGGCAACTCGGCATCGAACCCTGA